TCTGTAACCAAGGGACCCAGCACATAAAAGGGCGCCCCTTTGCAGAGGGTTTTTTGCACCTCAATGTTGGCCCGAATTTGATCCAACGGAACATGACCAGGTCCCTCCACCATGGCCTGAACTCCTTTTTCCCTGGCTTTATCCACCAATTCACCCAGGATAATCAACTCCTGGATTTGTGCCCTATCAGTTGCATCTGCCAGGCAACCCGGACGCAAACCGTCTCCAAGACTTAATGTTACATCATATTTCAAGCAAATATCCAGCAGTCGGTCGAATTGCTCATACAAAGGGTTTTCTTTCCCATGATGAAGCATCCAACCTGTCAGGAAGGACCCTCCCCTGCTTACAATATCTGTAATGCGGGACTGCTTTTTAATGCGTTCTAAAACTTCAAGGGTAATCCCACAATGAACGGTAATAAAATCAACACCGTCTGAACAGTGTCTTTCAACCACTTCAAAAAGATCATCGGCAGTCATGGCAATCATGCTACCCCTTTTGTTACGGTTTTCTAAAAAAGATTGATAGATCGGTACTGTACCCACTGCAATGGTACTTTCTTCAATGATCCGTCGGCGCCCCTGGTCAATTTCTCCACCAGTACTTAAGTCCATTACAGCATCTGCTCCGGCTTCCAGTACAACCTTAAGTTTTTCCAGTTCTTTTTCTATATCCGTAAAACTGGTGGATGTACCAATATTGGCATTAACCTTTGTTTTTAGACCCTTGCCAAAACCAACGGGATCTAAATTGCGGTGATTAATATTCGCAGGGATAACAATGCTTCCTTCAGCAACACCCTGCCGTATAAATTCCGGGCTAAGGCCTTCCTTTTCAGCCACCCGTTTCATGGCAGTGGTTATTTCCCCTGCCCTCGCCGCTAGCATTTGCGTCATAGCTTCTCCTCCTTAGAAAAATAAAAAATGCCCATAGGAAATATGGGCATAAAATAGTATAGTACTCCCCACATTCCCTTCGCTGGTATTAACCAGATCAGGTTCAAAGAGTCAAGCACATCATCGGGTGCCTATCTCAGCCCGCCTCTTCGGGCCCCCCTAATGGTTTATATTCAATTATCCCTTTTATTCAACAGTAAGTCACTAAATTCCTGCGTGTCGAGAAAAACTTTACCTATGCAAGTCTTGATGCAGTATACCCGTGAAAAAAGTTAAACTACCCCTAGGCATAGTTGCTAATACAGGCC
This genomic interval from Desulforamulus reducens MI-1 contains the following:
- the thiC gene encoding phosphomethylpyrimidine synthase ThiC encodes the protein MTQMLAARAGEITTAMKRVAEKEGLSPEFIRQGVAEGSIVIPANINHRNLDPVGFGKGLKTKVNANIGTSTSFTDIEKELEKLKVVLEAGADAVMDLSTGGEIDQGRRRIIEESTIAVGTVPIYQSFLENRNKRGSMIAMTADDLFEVVERHCSDGVDFITVHCGITLEVLERIKKQSRITDIVSRGGSFLTGWMLHHGKENPLYEQFDRLLDICLKYDVTLSLGDGLRPGCLADATDRAQIQELIILGELVDKAREKGVQAMVEGPGHVPLDQIRANIEVQKTLCKGAPFYVLGPLVTDVAPGYDHITAAIGGTVAAAAGADFLCYVTPAEHLGLPTLEDVREGIMASRIAAHAADIVKGIPGALEWDKKMARARKALDWDEQIKLAIDPQRAAKIRQERNPDGHEACTMCGDFCAMKIVAQYLGKEPESC